A DNA window from Janibacter sp. A1S7 contains the following coding sequences:
- a CDS encoding ATP-binding cassette domain-containing protein, translating to MADPEDMGTKAPHDAAPTVVVSHVSVTYQVLGGERRGAPSDQGARRSLRQLLRPDTSTRIREVPAVKDVSFVARHGESIGIIGHNGSGKSTLLRTVAGLIPPSKGQVWVAGEPSLLGVNAVLINKLSGARNIYVGGQALGLSTAEIDEKFDDIVEFSGIGDAVHLPMSTYSSGMGARLRFAISTAAAPDVLMIDEALATGDASFRQKSAKRIAEIREAAGTVFLVSHSNSNIRAICDRVLWMDQGRLIMDGPTEEVLSTYEASEPKNKAHKKNIQRDKPEPQVPGTVRWTGNNGFQTARAISRDTWAPGVPGCFVVSVEPMSVARMVAPIAARIGWPLLWVRPGALPGATRDELSRLAPERVVVVCAPDRIKARPYNRIEELVTGTVEWLGADDPTRTAAQLLEAFPPGDSSTVYVTHQDNSARPPVASLAAARAGQAVVVCDGTGVTDELAAALAHVRPRRLLLVGYEEEWPTTVVGQLRQATGAEIEFVSEGGPMALAAGLWGDRERGGRVIVSGSSATEMLSATAAAGHTDTPMLLITSGRLPDLVRTRLERLAPSEIVLSGGIEALPPSLRQSLGEIVAVGSRTVEASPLH from the coding sequence GTGGCTGACCCGGAGGACATGGGCACGAAGGCGCCCCACGACGCGGCACCGACGGTCGTCGTCAGCCACGTGAGCGTGACCTACCAGGTTCTCGGCGGCGAGCGACGGGGCGCTCCCAGCGACCAGGGGGCGCGTCGCTCCCTTCGTCAGCTGCTCCGTCCGGACACGAGCACCCGAATCCGTGAGGTCCCCGCGGTCAAGGACGTCAGCTTCGTCGCCAGGCACGGCGAGTCGATCGGAATCATCGGCCACAACGGTTCGGGCAAGTCCACCCTGCTGCGCACGGTGGCCGGTCTCATCCCCCCGTCGAAAGGGCAGGTGTGGGTCGCCGGTGAGCCCTCCCTGCTCGGCGTCAACGCCGTGCTGATCAACAAGCTCAGTGGCGCGCGCAACATCTACGTCGGCGGGCAGGCCCTCGGGTTGAGCACGGCCGAGATCGACGAGAAGTTCGACGACATCGTCGAGTTCTCCGGGATCGGCGATGCCGTCCACCTGCCGATGAGCACCTATTCCTCCGGCATGGGCGCCCGACTGAGATTCGCGATCTCGACCGCCGCAGCTCCCGACGTCCTGATGATCGACGAGGCCTTGGCCACTGGAGACGCGTCCTTCCGCCAGAAGAGCGCCAAGCGCATCGCCGAGATCCGAGAGGCGGCCGGCACCGTCTTCCTCGTCTCCCACTCGAACTCCAACATCCGGGCGATCTGCGACCGGGTGCTGTGGATGGACCAGGGCCGGCTGATCATGGATGGGCCCACCGAGGAGGTCCTGTCCACCTACGAGGCGTCGGAGCCCAAGAACAAGGCGCACAAGAAGAACATCCAACGTGACAAGCCCGAGCCGCAGGTTCCCGGGACCGTCCGCTGGACGGGCAACAACGGCTTCCAGACCGCACGCGCGATCTCTCGCGACACCTGGGCGCCCGGTGTGCCCGGCTGCTTCGTCGTCAGCGTGGAACCCATGTCCGTCGCGCGGATGGTCGCCCCCATCGCAGCCCGGATCGGCTGGCCGCTGCTGTGGGTGCGCCCGGGCGCCCTTCCCGGCGCCACCCGTGACGAGCTGAGCCGGCTGGCTCCCGAGCGCGTCGTCGTGGTCTGCGCCCCGGACCGGATCAAGGCCCGGCCGTACAACCGCATCGAGGAGCTGGTCACCGGAACGGTCGAGTGGCTGGGTGCGGATGACCCGACCCGCACCGCCGCCCAGCTGCTCGAGGCCTTTCCCCCGGGGGACTCGTCCACGGTGTACGTGACCCACCAGGACAATTCCGCCCGCCCACCCGTGGCGTCCCTGGCGGCGGCGCGAGCAGGACAGGCGGTCGTCGTGTGCGACGGCACGGGGGTGACCGATGAGTTGGCCGCCGCCCTGGCGCACGTCCGCCCGCGCCGGCTGCTCCTCGTCGGCTACGAGGAGGAGTGGCCCACCACCGTCGTCGGTCAGCTGCGGCAGGCGACCGGCGCCGAGATCGAGTTCGTCTCGGAGGGTGGACCGATGGCCCTCGCCGCCGGACTGTGGGGGGACAGGGAACGCGGAGGACGGGTGATCGTCTCCGGGTCCTCGGCCACGGAGATGCTCTCCGCCACCGCGGCGGCCGGGCACACCGACACCCCGATGCTGCTCATCACCTCCGGTCGACTACCCGACCTCGTGCGGACGCGCCTGGAGCGTCTTGCTCCCTCGGAGATCGTGCTCTCGGGGGGCATCGAGGCGCTGCCGCCGAGCCTGCGGCAGTCCCTCGGCGAGATCGTCGCCGTGGGGTCCCGGACGGTCGAGGCGTCGCCGCTGCACTGA
- a CDS encoding ABC transporter permease, which translates to MADVAQAAGGGPVSSAPTVDEARELASRHGLRALSERPPLHRYLRDVWQRRSFLWTLSSAESYAKNEANHLGQLWSVLNPALLIVSYYLIFGLLLGTRGGIDNFVGFLGIGVIMFAFTSSVVTKGAKAITGKLGLVRTLHFPRAILPMSVTLTELLASIPGFALLFVLMFATGERPDWEWLLFPVAVAMQGLALLGFAFIAARLVNASQDIANLIPIIVRLLRYVSGVFFPVAHYVASAPPVVQEVLTMQPFALMLTTGRQSLLNGEPVVLSDWLIMAAWGFGAAAVGLVLFWQAETRYGRG; encoded by the coding sequence GTGGCTGACGTCGCCCAGGCAGCCGGAGGGGGTCCCGTCTCTTCTGCGCCGACCGTCGACGAGGCCCGGGAGCTGGCGAGCCGCCATGGCCTGCGCGCGCTCAGCGAGCGGCCTCCTCTGCACCGGTATCTGAGAGATGTGTGGCAGCGGCGCTCCTTCCTCTGGACGCTCTCCTCCGCCGAGTCGTACGCGAAGAACGAAGCCAACCACCTCGGCCAGCTGTGGTCGGTGCTCAACCCCGCCCTGCTCATCGTGAGCTACTACCTCATCTTCGGCCTGCTCCTGGGGACACGCGGGGGGATCGACAACTTCGTCGGCTTCCTGGGCATCGGCGTCATCATGTTCGCCTTCACCTCCTCGGTCGTCACGAAGGGGGCGAAGGCGATCACCGGCAAGCTCGGCCTGGTGCGCACGCTGCACTTCCCCCGAGCCATCCTGCCGATGTCGGTGACGCTGACGGAGCTCTTGGCCTCGATCCCGGGCTTCGCGCTGCTCTTCGTGTTGATGTTCGCCACCGGCGAGCGACCCGACTGGGAGTGGTTGCTCTTCCCGGTCGCCGTGGCGATGCAGGGCCTGGCGCTGCTCGGCTTCGCCTTCATCGCGGCCCGTCTGGTCAACGCCTCCCAGGACATCGCCAACCTCATCCCGATCATCGTGCGCCTGCTGCGCTACGTCTCCGGGGTGTTCTTCCCCGTGGCCCACTACGTGGCCAGCGCACCACCGGTCGTGCAGGAGGTGCTGACGATGCAGCCCTTCGCGCTGATGCTGACCACCGGTCGCCAGTCGCTGCTGAACGGCGAGCCAGTGGTCCTCTCCGACTGGCTCATCATGGCCGCCTGGGGATTCGGTGCCGCGGCGGTGGGGCTGGTCCTCTTCTGGCAGGCAGAGACGAGGTACGGCCGTGGCTGA
- a CDS encoding DUF3073 domain-containing protein codes for MGRGRAKAKQTKVARELKYYSPDTDLRALEAELQGKSHGRTERAPDDEHHVDDDDESWPDADR; via the coding sequence ATGGGGCGCGGCCGAGCAAAGGCGAAGCAGACCAAGGTGGCACGCGAGTTGAAGTACTACTCGCCGGACACCGACCTGCGAGCGCTGGAGGCGGAACTTCAGGGCAAGTCCCACGGACGCACCGAGCGTGCGCCCGATGACGAGCACCACGTGGACGACGACGACGAGTCCTGGCCCGACGCGGATCGGTAA
- the purF gene encoding amidophosphoribosyltransferase codes for MPRGDGQLSHDLIPGEKGPQDACGVFGVWAPGEDVAKLTYYGLYALQHRGQESAGIATSNGKQILVYKDMGLVSQVFDERSLSTLRGHIAVGHCRYSTTGGSTWENAQPTLGGHSTSTVALAHNGNLVNSADLRRLVEERGDEIPGDNGQIHRITDGELRRGNTSDTALVTALLAHDPELSLEAAAMDLLPRLRGAFCFVFMEEDTLYAARDPQGLRPLVIGRLERGWVVASETAALDIVGASFVREVEPGELVVIDEDGLRTQQFAEPDRKGCVFEYVYLARPDTTINGRTVHEARVEMGRTLAREHPVEADLVMPTPESGTPAAIGYAQESGIPFGQGLVKNAYVGRTFIQPSQTIRQLGIRLKLNPLQHVIKGKRLIVVDDSIVRGNTQRALVRMLREAGAAEIHVRISSPPIKWPCFFGIDFATRAELIATGLAVDEIATSLGADSLGYISHDGMVAATEQPVDQLCTACFSGVYPMELPSEDRLGKGLLELEFSPTQEAVRRP; via the coding sequence GTGCCACGCGGAGACGGACAGCTGTCCCATGACCTGATCCCCGGGGAGAAGGGGCCCCAGGACGCCTGCGGCGTCTTCGGCGTCTGGGCACCCGGTGAGGACGTCGCGAAACTGACCTACTACGGCCTCTACGCCCTGCAGCACCGCGGGCAGGAGTCGGCGGGCATCGCGACGTCGAACGGCAAGCAGATCCTGGTCTACAAGGACATGGGACTCGTCTCGCAGGTCTTCGACGAGCGGAGCCTGTCCACGCTGCGCGGGCACATCGCGGTCGGTCACTGCCGCTACTCGACGACCGGTGGGTCCACGTGGGAGAACGCCCAGCCGACGCTGGGTGGACACTCGACCAGCACCGTCGCGCTCGCCCACAACGGCAACCTCGTCAACTCCGCCGACCTGCGCCGGCTCGTCGAGGAACGTGGCGACGAGATCCCCGGCGACAACGGCCAGATCCATCGGATCACCGACGGTGAGCTGCGCCGCGGCAACACCTCCGACACCGCGCTGGTCACGGCCCTCCTCGCGCACGACCCGGAGCTGAGCCTCGAGGCCGCCGCCATGGACCTGCTGCCCAGGCTGCGAGGCGCCTTCTGCTTCGTCTTCATGGAGGAGGACACCCTCTACGCCGCCCGTGACCCGCAGGGGTTGCGACCTCTGGTCATCGGCCGTCTGGAGCGCGGCTGGGTGGTCGCCTCGGAGACCGCGGCCCTGGACATCGTCGGCGCCTCCTTCGTCCGCGAGGTCGAGCCGGGCGAGCTGGTCGTCATCGACGAGGACGGGCTGCGCACCCAGCAGTTCGCCGAGCCGGACCGCAAGGGCTGCGTCTTCGAGTACGTCTACCTCGCCCGTCCCGACACGACGATCAACGGCCGCACGGTCCACGAGGCGCGTGTCGAGATGGGGCGCACCCTCGCTCGCGAGCACCCGGTGGAGGCCGACCTGGTCATGCCCACGCCGGAGTCCGGCACACCGGCGGCCATCGGCTACGCGCAGGAGTCGGGGATCCCCTTCGGCCAGGGCCTGGTGAAGAACGCCTACGTGGGGCGTACCTTCATCCAGCCCAGCCAGACGATCCGCCAGCTCGGCATCCGTCTGAAGCTCAACCCGCTCCAGCACGTCATCAAGGGCAAGCGCCTCATCGTCGTCGACGACTCCATCGTCCGCGGCAACACCCAGCGCGCCCTGGTGCGGATGCTGCGTGAGGCCGGTGCCGCCGAGATCCACGTGCGCATCTCCTCGCCCCCGATCAAGTGGCCGTGCTTCTTCGGCATCGACTTCGCCACGCGCGCCGAGCTCATCGCCACCGGCCTCGCGGTCGACGAGATCGCGACCTCGCTCGGCGCGGACTCTCTTGGCTACATCAGCCACGACGGCATGGTCGCGGCCACCGAGCAGCCGGTCGACCAGCTGTGCACGGCCTGCTTCTCCGGCGTCTACCCCATGGAGCTGCCCTCCGAGGACCGCCTGGGCAAGGGGCTGCTCGAGCTCGAATTCAGCCCGACACAAGAGGCGGTGCGACGCCCGTGA
- a CDS encoding Gfo/Idh/MocA family protein — protein MTSQRPHADVPGMTLPPPRTPDPTTAPRLRWGLLGAGGIASQMALSLRETTQEVVAVGSRDAQRARAFVAEHAPDARAHGDYVSLVADADVDVVYVASPHSEHLEHALLAIAAGKHVLVEKPMAPTADEARQIVDAARSAGVFCMEAMWTRFLPHIDVLRQVLETGLLGEVSTVLADHGIRLWPDGPQRLADPSLAGGAMLDLGIYPLSFASLTLGGLQRATGLGDLTDLGVDRRFAFVAQGPGGAVASLSTDMSAATPTTASVNGTWARLELAEKFYMPTTMRLVGADGVVLDTMTGDPIEQHRGLRHEAVEVALRVAAGESESPIMPLDETVAVLTVMDRLLGSLRR, from the coding sequence ATGACCAGCCAGCGCCCGCATGCCGACGTCCCCGGGATGACGCTCCCGCCACCGCGGACCCCGGACCCGACCACCGCGCCGCGCCTGCGCTGGGGCCTGCTCGGGGCGGGCGGGATCGCCTCGCAGATGGCCCTGTCCCTGCGTGAGACCACGCAGGAGGTCGTCGCCGTCGGTTCCCGGGACGCTCAGCGGGCGCGGGCCTTCGTGGCCGAGCACGCACCCGACGCCCGCGCGCACGGCGACTACGTCTCCCTCGTCGCCGACGCGGACGTCGACGTCGTCTACGTCGCGAGCCCGCACAGCGAGCACCTCGAGCACGCCCTGCTGGCCATCGCGGCCGGCAAGCACGTCCTCGTCGAAAAGCCGATGGCCCCCACCGCCGACGAGGCCAGGCAGATCGTCGACGCCGCCCGGTCAGCCGGGGTCTTCTGCATGGAGGCGATGTGGACGCGTTTCCTGCCGCACATCGATGTCCTGCGGCAGGTGCTCGAGACCGGGTTGCTCGGCGAGGTGAGCACCGTGCTCGCCGACCACGGCATCCGCCTGTGGCCGGACGGGCCGCAGCGCCTGGCCGACCCGTCGCTCGCGGGCGGGGCCATGCTCGACCTGGGCATCTACCCGTTGTCCTTCGCCTCGCTCACCCTCGGCGGTCTGCAGCGGGCCACGGGTCTCGGGGACCTGACCGACCTCGGGGTCGACCGGCGCTTCGCCTTCGTCGCGCAGGGCCCGGGCGGGGCCGTCGCCTCGCTCTCGACGGACATGTCCGCAGCCACCCCGACGACCGCGTCGGTCAACGGCACGTGGGCGCGTCTGGAGCTGGCGGAGAAGTTCTACATGCCGACGACGATGCGACTCGTCGGAGCGGACGGGGTCGTCCTCGACACGATGACCGGCGACCCGATCGAGCAGCACCGCGGGCTGCGCCACGAAGCGGTCGAGGTCGCGCTGCGCGTGGCCGCCGGCGAGTCCGAGTCACCGATCATGCCGCTCGACGAGACCGTGGCGGTCCTGACGGTCATGGACCGGCTGCTCGGCTCCCTTCGCCGCTGA
- a CDS encoding helix-turn-helix transcriptional regulator, which yields MLVADADERRRNALVAVLEADPDLEPVPPAATPAEIATTAQVDVVVLVGGLGSDPVEVLATARAHEGPAWVVLIEDDVRPERIIAAGARGCLVISSTPLQIGAAIRAAARGEHADLDQPVTGPLVQRTPRVATPLSEREVEVLRLVGAGLGNKHVAARLYLSLSSVKSHLSHTYGRLGVSGRAAAVAEARRQGLI from the coding sequence GTGCTCGTCGCCGACGCCGATGAGCGCCGTCGCAATGCCCTGGTCGCCGTTCTGGAGGCAGACCCGGACCTGGAGCCCGTCCCACCGGCGGCGACGCCCGCCGAGATCGCCACGACTGCGCAGGTGGACGTCGTCGTGCTCGTCGGCGGGCTCGGTTCCGACCCCGTCGAGGTGCTGGCCACCGCACGGGCACACGAGGGCCCCGCGTGGGTCGTACTCATCGAGGACGACGTGCGACCGGAGCGCATCATCGCCGCGGGAGCACGCGGCTGCCTCGTCATCTCGAGCACGCCGCTGCAGATCGGCGCCGCCATCCGTGCTGCTGCACGGGGCGAGCACGCCGACCTGGACCAGCCGGTGACCGGGCCCCTCGTCCAGCGCACACCCCGGGTGGCCACGCCGCTGTCGGAGCGGGAGGTCGAGGTCTTGCGGCTGGTGGGCGCGGGACTGGGGAACAAGCACGTCGCTGCGCGCCTCTACCTCAGCCTCTCGAGCGTGAAGTCACATCTGTCGCACACCTACGGTCGTCTCGGCGTCTCCGGGCGTGCGGCCGCGGTCGCCGAAGCGCGTCGTCAGGGGCTGATCTGA
- the purM gene encoding phosphoribosylformylglycinamidine cyclo-ligase codes for MTQQTPITYADAGVDVEAGDKAVDLMKESVRRATRPEVLGSLGGFAGMFDASALQGMRRPVLATSTDGVGTKVAIAQAMDKHDTIGQDLVGMVVDDIVVCGAEPLFMTDYIATGKVVPERIAAIVAGIAKGCELAGVALVGGETAEHPGLLDPHEYDVAGAATGVVEHEDVLGPDRVVEGDAVLAFASSGLHSNGYSLVRRVIASAGWELDRHVDELGRTLGEELLEPTRIYTRALLDLVRAGDVDVHALSHVTGGGLAANLARVLPAGTLARVERSTWTPPAIFSLVGALGSVPRSDLERTLNMGIGFVAALPAGDADTAIARAGAAGIDAWVLGEVGDAATARTESGIEVVQGAKGVDGGAVQVLGEYA; via the coding sequence GTGACCCAGCAGACCCCGATCACCTACGCCGATGCCGGAGTCGACGTCGAGGCCGGCGACAAGGCCGTCGACCTGATGAAGGAGTCGGTCCGCAGGGCAACCCGTCCGGAGGTCCTGGGGAGTCTCGGTGGGTTCGCCGGCATGTTCGACGCGAGCGCCCTGCAGGGCATGCGTCGACCGGTGCTGGCCACCTCCACCGACGGCGTCGGCACCAAGGTCGCGATCGCGCAGGCGATGGACAAGCACGACACCATCGGCCAGGACCTCGTGGGCATGGTCGTGGACGACATCGTCGTCTGCGGGGCCGAGCCGCTCTTCATGACCGACTACATCGCGACCGGCAAGGTCGTCCCGGAGCGGATCGCGGCGATCGTCGCGGGCATCGCGAAGGGGTGCGAGCTCGCCGGTGTCGCACTCGTCGGCGGGGAGACGGCGGAGCACCCCGGCCTGCTGGACCCGCACGAGTACGACGTGGCCGGCGCGGCCACCGGCGTCGTCGAGCACGAGGACGTCCTCGGCCCGGACCGCGTGGTCGAAGGAGACGCCGTGCTTGCCTTCGCCTCCTCGGGTCTGCACTCCAACGGCTACTCCCTCGTTCGGCGGGTCATCGCCTCCGCCGGGTGGGAGCTCGACCGGCACGTCGACGAGTTGGGCCGCACCCTTGGTGAGGAACTCCTCGAGCCGACGCGCATCTACACGCGTGCCCTGCTGGACCTCGTGCGAGCCGGGGACGTCGACGTCCACGCGCTCAGCCACGTCACCGGCGGCGGTCTGGCGGCCAACCTGGCCCGGGTGCTGCCCGCCGGCACGCTCGCCCGTGTCGAGCGCTCCACCTGGACGCCACCGGCGATCTTCTCCCTCGTCGGCGCGCTCGGCTCGGTCCCGCGCTCCGACCTGGAGCGCACCCTGAACATGGGTATCGGATTCGTCGCGGCACTGCCGGCGGGTGATGCCGACACGGCGATCGCCCGGGCGGGCGCCGCCGGTATCGACGCGTGGGTCCTGGGCGAGGTCGGCGACGCTGCGACTGCCCGGACCGAGTCCGGCATCGAGGTCGTGCAGGGCGCCAAGGGTGTGGACGGCGGAGCTGTCCAGGTCCTCGGGGAGTACGCCTGA
- a CDS encoding sterol carrier family protein, whose product MAGRRRIPVDTGLAAVRAWSSSDGASADRATLATAVRYTIEELAERAPGRSVEVRVPPFAATQCVPGPVHTRGTPPAVVETDPQTWLALAVGDRTWSDAVDEGSVLVSGQRTDLSAYLPLSGEGSRAAGP is encoded by the coding sequence ATGGCTGGACGACGGCGCATCCCCGTGGACACGGGCCTGGCAGCGGTGCGGGCGTGGTCGAGCTCGGACGGCGCCTCCGCGGACCGGGCCACCCTCGCCACCGCTGTGCGCTACACGATCGAGGAGCTCGCGGAGCGGGCCCCCGGCCGCAGCGTCGAGGTGCGGGTGCCTCCCTTCGCCGCGACGCAGTGCGTGCCGGGTCCGGTGCACACCCGTGGCACCCCGCCGGCGGTCGTGGAGACCGACCCGCAGACGTGGCTGGCGCTCGCGGTCGGCGACCGCACGTGGTCCGACGCGGTCGACGAAGGGAGCGTGCTGGTCAGCGGTCAGCGCACCGATCTCTCGGCGTACCTGCCGCTCAGCGGCGAAGGGAGCCGAGCAGCCGGTCCATGA